Within the Leptotrichia sp. oral taxon 498 genome, the region GATAAGATTCTTAAAAAAGATAAAGCTACTATTTATCAGAGAATTAAGAACCTTAATACTAATAAATTCAAAACCTAACCTAGAAAATGTTTGAACTACGCAACACTATTTAAAAAATTTTTACATGAAATTAAATTTTAGGAAATCTAAAAAAATGTTGCATCTAAATATTGCAATTTATGATAAATAAAAAAATTTGACAAAAATTTAGAATTTTGCTAACATAAACGGGTAGAAAAAATAAGATTTGAGAAAAGAAGGAGAAAAATTATGTCAAGTATTTTTATACCAGAAGGTTATGACCCAAAATACGGGATAATGGAAACAGAAATTGCAATTAAGTTCGTAAAAGATTTTTTTGAAAAAGAACTTTCAAGTGCATTAAATTTAACAAGAATATCAGCACCGTTATTCGTAAAAAAATCTTCGGGGTTAAATGACAATCTAAATGGCGTGGAAAGACCAGTTGCATTTGAAACAAAAGAAGTTCCTGACGAAACGTTAGAAATTGTACATTCACTTGCAAAATGGAAAAGAATGGCACTAAAAAGATATGGTGTGCCAGTAGGACAAGGAATTTACACAGATATGAACGCAATCAGAAGAGATGAAGATATGGACAACACACACTCAATCTATGTTGACCAATGGGATTGGGAAAAAGTTATCACAAAAGAAGATAGAAATTTTGATTTTCTAAAAGAAACTGTTAGAAAAATATACAAAGTCTTTTTAAATACAGAAAGAGAACTTAGTGCTAGATTTGAAAAAGTAAAAATCAGTTTACCAAATGAAGTTACTTTTATAACTTCACAAGAATTAGAAAATTTATATCCAAATTTAACTCCAGAAGAAAGAGAAAACGAATTTGCAAAAAGTAGAGGAGCAATTTTCGTTATGCAAATTGGAAAAGTTTTAGCTTCTGGACAAAGACACGATGGTCGTGCTCCAGACTATGATGACTGGGAATTAAACGGAGATTTGATTTTATGGGATCCTGCATTAAATCATTCATTGGAATTATCTTCAATGGGAATCCGTGTTGACAAAGACGCACTAGAGAGACAATTAAAAGAATTGAATTTGGAAGAAAGAAAAGAATTAGATTTCCACAAACAACTTTTAAATGGAGAATTACCGCTAACAATCGGTGGAGGAATCGGACAATCAAGAATTTGCATGTTCTTTTTACAGAAAGCACACATTGGAGAAGTTCAAGCTTCATTCTGGACTGAAGATATTAAAAAGGTTTGCCGTGAAAATGGAATAAACTTGTTATAAAAAGTAAATTCATTAATTATAAATTTATTTAAAAATTATGTGTAGTCTATAATAAATAAATATTTTAAAATAAGAGACTATCCTGTAAATTTGATTTTACAAGATATAGTCTCTTTTAATTTTATAAAAATCTCCATAATTTCGTAATTTTAAAATAATTTATTTTTTCATCTTATCATACATTTTAGCAAGTTCAAATAATCTTTTTTTTGTAATTTGTTCATATACATATATTTCAGTATTTGCTGCTCCTCTCCCAAATATCACCCCTTTTCCATTTTCATCTTTTGTTGAAGCTTCTACCTGTTGCTCTCTTTTTTTTAACCATTGACGTTGTTTATTTCTAAAATTATCTTTTTCAGTTTTAGACATTTTTTCTCTAATTAAATTGTAGACCTGAGTAAGTTCTTCATCTAGCATATCATTAAATTGTTGATTAATGTTAGTAGCTTCAACTCCAAATCCACCTCTTTCCTCAACCATTTCATCTCTAATTCTTTCATAATTTGAAATTTTTTTTCTTAAATTAGATTCATAACTTGCAAAAGTCAAAATCCCAAATATTAAAAATATTGCTAATAATATTTTCTTCATATTGAACCACCTTCTTTTTATAATTTTTTTCTATTTTACTATGATTTTTTTCACATTAACACCAAAATTCCCTCCTCCTTCATCTTCAATAGTTACACCTGTTTTTATGTATACTCTTTCAGCATTATCAATTAATTCTGAAAAATATTCTTTTTGAAGGTCACTATTGTAGTATATCCTTAGTGCAGCTCTATGGTATTCCTTATCACTATCTGTTGCATCATCTCCATAATAAGTTCTTCCATTAATTACACATTTCTTAAACATATAATATTCTCCAGGTGTCCCATCTCCAGTTATTGACTCATTATCATAACCTGCAGCTCCCAAATAATCCGTACAATAACTTTTTGATTTCACAGTTATTCTTTGTTTTCCAAATGATAAAATTCCTATCACTAAAAATATTCCTAAAAATAATTTTTTCACAAGAATCACTCCTTTTTTAATCTTATTTAAAATTGAAATATTATTTATTATATATATATATATACCTTATATATATTTGTTTTTAATTATATTAAAATTAATTTAAAATAAAAATTACTCACTTAAACTTTTACTTAAATTTTTAAATGAGTAATTTTTTTATTTTTATAATAATTTGATAATTTCAAAATCAAAACTTTACTTTTTTTATTTTTTTAAAAATATTATTTCACTTTAACAATTTTTTTCTTCCCAGCTCTCACAACCATTCCACTTTCAAGAACAACCGTGGCTTTCACATCTTTTATTGGCTCATCGTTTATTTTGAATCCACCTTGCTGAATTAATCTTCTAGCTTCACTTGTCGTTTTTAGCAATCCTGTTTCTTTTACCAATAAATCAATGATTCCAACTTCTTTGTATTCCAATTCAACTTCAGGCAAGTCAACATTTAAGTTTCTCTTACTGAATACATTTTCAAACCAATCTCTCGCTTCTTTAGCCGCTTCTTCACCGTAGTAAATTTTTACAACTTCAGCTCCCAATTGTTTTTTAGCTTCCATTGGATGTAAACTTCCATCTGCGATTTGTGCCTTAATTTCTTCAATTCTCTCAAAAGGGACATCAGTTATCATTGTATAATAATTTTCCATCAATTCATCTGAAATTGACATAACTTTACCAAACATATCGTTTGGCGTATCTTTTACACCAATGTAGTTTCCTAATGATTTAGACATTTTTTCCACTCCATCAAGTCCAACCAAAATCGGCATTATCATACAAATTTGTTGCTCTTGACCAAAGTTTTTCTGTAAATCTCTTCCTCTTAACAAATTAAATTTTTGTTCAGTCGCACCTAATTCCACATCAGCGTGTAACTCAACTGAATCATACCCTTGTAAAATTGGATACATAAACTCAATCAATGAAACTGGTTTATTTTCAGATAATCTTTTTGAAAAATCTTCTCTCGAAATCATTTGTGAAACTGTAAATTGTGACAACAAATTCAACGCATCTGATAACGATAATTTTTCCAACCAGTCAGCATTGTAAACAACATTAATTTTATCTAAATCCAAAATTAATTTTACTTGATCCAAATATGTTTTAATATTTTCCATAACTTGTTCTTCTGACAACATTTTTCTAGTTTCAGATTTTCCAGTTGGATCTCCAATTCTTCCAGTGAAAGTTCCAATCAAGAAAAACACATCGTGCCCCAAATCTTGAAACTGTTTTAATTTTCTCAAAGGTACCGCATGTCCCAAGTGCAAATCAGACCCAGTTGGATCAATCCCCAATTTTACTCTTAATGGAGTATTAGTCGAAATTGATTTCTCCAACTTTTTCTTAAATTCATTTTCATTAATTATTTCATCGCACCCGCGACTTAAAATATTAAATTGTCTTTCTACTTCTTGTTTAATTTCTAATTCTGTCATTTTTTTATTTTTTCTCCTTATTTCTTAATTTTCTTTAATTTCTATATTTTTTTAATTTTTTTAACAAATCTATTATTTCTCAATTTTTACTAATTTTATTTTTATAAATATGCAACATATTTCATAAAATAATAAACAATCGGCAATACAAATAACGCACTGTCAAATCTGTCCAAAAATCCACCATGTCCTAAAAGTAAATTCCCAGAATCCTTAACTTCCAATTCTCTTTTTATCTTAGATTCCACCAAATCTCCCAGTTCGGCAAAGATTCCTATTGCAAGTGCAAGGATAAAGGCTTTTAATCCTCCAATGGCAACATAATCGTAATTTACAGAACAGGTCTTTGTTAAAAATGAAATTCCGCAGACAAAATTTGCTATGAATAAATATATTTTGTCAAAAGATAAAATTACTAAAAATACCCCTAAAATTCCTGCAATTGCACCTTCAATTGATTTTTTCGGACTAATTTTTGGAGCAAGTCTGTGTCTAAATATTTTTCCGCCGATTGCCATTCCGACAAGATAAGCAGAAATATCACATGCCCAAATTAGCATAAATGTCATTACAACTAAAATTTTTCCATTTGGAAATTCATATTTTATTAGTAAAATATGTGAGAATAAATACGAAACATAAATTATTCCAAATAAAGTATAGGAAATTTCTGCCATTGCATTGTGAATTTTTACTTTAAAAACTTGCCTTAAAGACAGAAGAATTATTGCAAATACGATAAATCCTCCCATATCAAAGTTAATTTGCTTAAAAAGTTCAAATTTAAAATATGAAAAAATATTTTTTGAATTTTCCTGAAAATATATCGCAACAGGCAAAAACAGCCCAAGTCCCATTCCAATCCTGCTTGCCACTTCAAATCCCTTGTCCTTTAGCATTTTGTAAAATTCAAAAAGCGATATTCCAATTATTACAAGAGTAAACACCAAAAACATCAGATTTCCTTTTAAAAATATCCATAAAAGGAAAGGTACAAACAACAAAATAATAAATAATCTACTTAACATTCAGCCCTCCGTATCTTCTATCCCTTTTATTAAAGGATAAAATCGCTTTATCTAATTCATTTTCATCAAAATCAGGCCAGAAAACATCTGTTATATAAAACTCCGAATAGGCAATTTCCCAAAGCAAAAAATTGCTTATCCTAAATTCTCCACTCGTTCTGATTACAAGTTCTGGATCTGGGATTTCTGGTCGGTACATATATTTTGAAAACTCTTCTTCTGTAACTTTTTCGATTTTTTTTGTTTCATTTTCACTCAAAATTTTATTTACCGCACTTACAATTTCCCTTCTTCCGCCATAATTAAAAGCAATATTAAAAGTTATTTTACTACAATCTTCTAAAAATTTTTGTGTATCTTCAATTTTTTTTAGAAGTTTTGGAGAGATATTTTCCTTTTCCCCTGTCACAACCAACTTTACACCTTGCTTTTTCAGATTTTTTTTCTCTTTATCCAAATATTTTCCAAATAAATCCATAAGACCGTTTACTTCCTTTTGCGGACGCTTCCAGTTCTCAGTTGAAAAAGCGTAAACAGTCAAATATTTCACTCCAATTTCTCCAGCATATCTTAAAATTTTTTCAAGGCTAGCTGCTCCAGCTCTATGCCCTTCTAACCGAATTTTTCCACGTTCCTTAGCCCATCTGCCATTTCCATCCATAATAATTGCTATATGATTTGGTATTATTAAATTTTTATCCATCTTTTGACCTTTCAAGATATTTTTTATAATTATAACAGGGTATACAGTATTTTTCAAGCATAATTTTATTAAATTATATTTTTATTTCAAGATTATTTTTTTATTTAAAAATAAAATAGTTTTTGTTATAATATTAATATAGAAAAATAAAAAATTTTATTATTAGGAGATTTACAAGTATGAAACATAAAATACCGAAAACAAATGCACTTAGAATTTTGGACAAACAAAAAATTCATTATGATATTCACACTTACGAATGGAGTGAAGATAAACATGTAGGAGCTGAAGTTGGCAATCATTTTCCAGAATTAGCCGACAGAATTTTTAAGACGATTGTGTTAAAAGGAAAAAGTAAAGAGCTTTTTGTCTGCGTCATTCAAAGTGAGAAACATTTGGACTTAAAAAAAGTGGCAAAAGCCTGTGGTGAAAAAAATATTGATCTACTTCCGCTTTCTGAGCTTGAAAAAAATACTGGCTACATTCGTGGAGGGTGTTCTCCTGTTGGAATGAAGAAAAAATACAAGACTTTTTTTGATACAGAAGCAAAAATGTTTGATAAAATAGTTGTTTCCGCTGGAAAGCGAGGACTTCAAATGGAAGTTAAAACCAAAGAATTAATAAAAGTTGTGGATGGAAAACTTGCAGAACTTGTGACGACTGAAGAAAAATAAAAGTTTTTAAAATAAAAATATATTGCATTTAATTTTAGCAATATATTTTTTTATTTATAATTTTAGATTTTAAAGTTTTAAAGTTTCCAATTTCAAGATTTCCCCATTTCTCAAATTTGCTCTCATTTTTTGAATTTTTTCATCCATTTTGTCTAATTCTTTTAAGATTTCTTTTTCTTCTGGAGAAGTTTTGATTATTTTAGCAATTCCACCATTTTTTATGATTACTCTTTTGTTTGCAATTAGAGCTAGTGTTGGGTCGTGAGTTGCCATTAAAACTATTTTATCTGCAGAAACCAATAATTCTAATGCTTTTTTTCTATCAATTCCAGCGTTTTCAATTTCGTCGATTAAAACGATTGGAGAAGAACTTAAAATTGCTGTGTCGGCGATCATCAGTGCTCTTGATTGTCCTCCACTTAAGGCTGTAATTGCTGTGTCTAGGTTAAATTTTTCTCCTGCTAATTTATTTGCTTCTAAAATTATTTTTTCTGTTACAGCTTCCACATCTTCAACCATACGGCTTTTAGCATGTAATTCCAAAAATTCTTTAACCGACAAATCCATAACAAAGTTCATATTTTGCGATAATTGAGCAACTAATTTATTATTTGAGGAAAATCTCCACTTTTTGTCAGGGGATTCGTTATTTATTAAAATTTCTCTTTGAGTTGGCGTGTCTTTTTGTGCCGTCCATTCGATGTCAGCTAATAATCTTGATTTTCCTGAACCTGTTGGTCCTACGATTGAAATTATTTCTGATTTATGAATGTCTAGCCTTCCAAATCCTTCTGGATTTCCCGTTTTATCTTGTCCAGCCAAAATTGTAAGCGTTTCAACACCTGTTTCTTCTTCCATTCCCAAAAACAATTTCATTTGCTCAACATATTCAATCAATGAAATCTCAATATTTTCCATATCAAGTGCCATATCTTCTTTTTGTTCTTCTGTAAACATTTTCAAAAATTTACTGAAAGTTTTATCTTCGTATCCTTCAATAATTATATTATTTTCAACAAAAAAATTTTCGGCAAACGGATATTTTTCTATTAATTCTCTCATCGAAAGTTTATCCACTAAATTTCTATTCATTCGCACCACCTAAATTCATTTTTCTAACATTTCCCATTTGATATTTTTCACCAATTCTTGTTTCACCTAAGCAATACGAGCAAAGCGCTGATGGCATTGGAAATCTAAGTTTTTTCCCTTGAACTGTTTCAATTTCTTTTTCTTTTTCATACAACAATGTGCTCAATTCATAAGCTCCTTGTCCTGTCAAACCATTCACATGCATTGTTACAGCTGTCGGATTTACTGAATTAACTCTCGACGCAAATACTTCTCTTTCTGCTTGAGAAACGATGTCCCCTTTTGTAATGATGACAATATCAGCTGATTTTAACATTGGACCAATTTTTTTTGGCGTATTAATTCCTGATAAATTATCAATTACACAAACTCCTTTTATATCTTTAATGTATGGCGAACAACGATTACACAATCCCGCTGATTCTGTAATTAAAACCGATAATCCCAAACTTCTTCCCCATTGCACAACTTCCTCGATATTTGACACAAAAAAGTGATCTGGACACAAAGCTCCTGAAATTCCTTTTTTTACTGGAATTCCCGCTTTTTCATATAATTTGTCGTCATCTGTATATAGACAATCAAATTTTACTACACCAACTGACATCCCTTGTTTTTTTAGTGCATCAACCGTTTTTAAAATAACGCTTGTTTTCCCTGAAGATGGCGGTCCTGAAAATATAACTAAATTCATAATTTTCTCCTAATTTATTAAAAATATTTTTTTATTTCTTCGTCAAATAATTTTTCACCTTCACGAACAATTTTTCCTACATCATTTTTATAAATAAAATCCCAGCCAACCCATTTAAAATTTTGATTTTCTTCCAAGTGATTGTCAACATTTGGATTAGTTGTAGGAAATTTTCCATTTGCTGAAAATAAATTTCCAACTTTTTCCGATAAAAATAAATCTAAAAATGGTTTAATTTTATCCGCTTTTTCTTTTTTTGTAATCATAAAAATCGGACTTAAAAGAGCTCCATCTTTTGGCCAGACAACTTCTAAATCACTCGCTCCATTTACCATTTGTGAAAAAAAGTATGGAATAATGCTTATTGCTGGTGCTTCTTGCGCTTTTGTCCTAGCTTTTACCATTTGTGCTGGATGAAGATTTTTTTTGTAAGATTTTGCAAGTTTTTTAATTCCATCTATTCCATATTCTTTGTAAACCATCACGATTAAAGCATTAAATAAATCTAAATCTGCCATTGGAAGTGCGACCGAATTTTCAAATTCATCGGATAAAATCTCATCCCAAGTCTGTGGCACTTTTCTATCTTTTAGAGCAGTTTTGTTCACCAAAAATACCGCTGGAACAACTCCCATTATTGCATATCTTTTTTTAGGATCTCGCAAATCAATATTTTCATTGCAAAAATCTTTATTCATATTTTCAAAATATGTTTCAAAAATTCCATTTTCCATATATTGACCCATCAAATTTTTGTCAAAAAAAAGCTCAAATCCAGCTGACAACAAAACATCTGGAACTTCATTTGCATCTCCAGTCTTAACTTTTTCAACAACCCAGTCAAGTCCTAAATTTGCAGACTGCAATTCATATTTAATTGTGTAGTCATTTTTTTTATTTTGAGCGTCAACCCACTCTTTAATTCCTTCCAATAGCGGAATTCTAATCGGACAAGGCAGGACTCCTTCAATCAAAACATCATTTTTACTAGCTTTGCTTTTATTAACTTCATTTTCTTCAAGCGAAATATCGACTTCACTATCTTTTTTCAAAAAAGCATTTAGTTTTTCCAAAAATAATTCTGGATTAATTCTTTTTGATTTTAGTGCCATTCCCAATTTTATATTTTTCCCCATAATTTTAAGCATCTCTTTATTTTTAAAATTGTCAAATCCATTTGTAATGAAAAAATCATATATTTTTGGATCATCATTTATAATATCATAAAGCGTTTCATTTAGTAAATCTTTCATATTTTTCCCCTCACATTTTAAAAATTAATT harbors:
- a CDS encoding ATP-binding cassette domain-containing protein → MENIEISLIEYVEQMKLFLGMEEETGVETLTILAGQDKTGNPEGFGRLDIHKSEIISIVGPTGSGKSRLLADIEWTAQKDTPTQREILINNESPDKKWRFSSNNKLVAQLSQNMNFVMDLSVKEFLELHAKSRMVEDVEAVTEKIILEANKLAGEKFNLDTAITALSGGQSRALMIADTAILSSSPIVLIDEIENAGIDRKKALELLVSADKIVLMATHDPTLALIANKRVIIKNGGIAKIIKTSPEEKEILKELDKMDEKIQKMRANLRNGEILKLETLKL
- a CDS encoding lysozyme inhibitor LprI family protein, with translation MKKILLAIFLIFGILTFASYESNLRKKISNYERIRDEMVEERGGFGVEATNINQQFNDMLDEELTQVYNLIREKMSKTEKDNFRNKQRQWLKKREQQVEASTKDENGKGVIFGRGAANTEIYVYEQITKKRLFELAKMYDKMKK
- the ybaK gene encoding Cys-tRNA(Pro) deacylase is translated as MKHKIPKTNALRILDKQKIHYDIHTYEWSEDKHVGAEVGNHFPELADRIFKTIVLKGKSKELFVCVIQSEKHLDLKKVAKACGEKNIDLLPLSELEKNTGYIRGGCSPVGMKKKYKTFFDTEAKMFDKIVVSAGKRGLQMEVKTKELIKVVDGKLAELVTTEEK
- the tyrS gene encoding tyrosine--tRNA ligase, which gives rise to MTELEIKQEVERQFNILSRGCDEIINENEFKKKLEKSISTNTPLRVKLGIDPTGSDLHLGHAVPLRKLKQFQDLGHDVFFLIGTFTGRIGDPTGKSETRKMLSEEQVMENIKTYLDQVKLILDLDKINVVYNADWLEKLSLSDALNLLSQFTVSQMISREDFSKRLSENKPVSLIEFMYPILQGYDSVELHADVELGATEQKFNLLRGRDLQKNFGQEQQICMIMPILVGLDGVEKMSKSLGNYIGVKDTPNDMFGKVMSISDELMENYYTMITDVPFERIEEIKAQIADGSLHPMEAKKQLGAEVVKIYYGEEAAKEARDWFENVFSKRNLNVDLPEVELEYKEVGIIDLLVKETGLLKTTSEARRLIQQGGFKINDEPIKDVKATVVLESGMVVRAGKKKIVKVK
- a CDS encoding isoprenyl transferase; this translates as MDKNLIIPNHIAIIMDGNGRWAKERGKIRLEGHRAGAASLEKILRYAGEIGVKYLTVYAFSTENWKRPQKEVNGLMDLFGKYLDKEKKNLKKQGVKLVVTGEKENISPKLLKKIEDTQKFLEDCSKITFNIAFNYGGRREIVSAVNKILSENETKKIEKVTEEEFSKYMYRPEIPDPELVIRTSGEFRISNFLLWEIAYSEFYITDVFWPDFDENELDKAILSFNKRDRRYGGLNVK
- a CDS encoding ABC transporter substrate-binding protein, whose protein sequence is MKDLLNETLYDIINDDPKIYDFFITNGFDNFKNKEMLKIMGKNIKLGMALKSKRINPELFLEKLNAFLKKDSEVDISLEENEVNKSKASKNDVLIEGVLPCPIRIPLLEGIKEWVDAQNKKNDYTIKYELQSANLGLDWVVEKVKTGDANEVPDVLLSAGFELFFDKNLMGQYMENGIFETYFENMNKDFCNENIDLRDPKKRYAIMGVVPAVFLVNKTALKDRKVPQTWDEILSDEFENSVALPMADLDLFNALIVMVYKEYGIDGIKKLAKSYKKNLHPAQMVKARTKAQEAPAISIIPYFFSQMVNGASDLEVVWPKDGALLSPIFMITKKEKADKIKPFLDLFLSEKVGNLFSANGKFPTTNPNVDNHLEENQNFKWVGWDFIYKNDVGKIVREGEKLFDEEIKKYF
- a CDS encoding GTP-binding protein: MNLVIFSGPPSSGKTSVILKTVDALKKQGMSVGVVKFDCLYTDDDKLYEKAGIPVKKGISGALCPDHFFVSNIEEVVQWGRSLGLSVLITESAGLCNRCSPYIKDIKGVCVIDNLSGINTPKKIGPMLKSADIVIITKGDIVSQAEREVFASRVNSVNPTAVTMHVNGLTGQGAYELSTLLYEKEKEIETVQGKKLRFPMPSALCSYCLGETRIGEKYQMGNVRKMNLGGANE
- a CDS encoding phosphatidate cytidylyltransferase, which translates into the protein MLSRLFIILLFVPFLLWIFLKGNLMFLVFTLVIIGISLFEFYKMLKDKGFEVASRIGMGLGLFLPVAIYFQENSKNIFSYFKFELFKQINFDMGGFIVFAIILLSLRQVFKVKIHNAMAEISYTLFGIIYVSYLFSHILLIKYEFPNGKILVVMTFMLIWACDISAYLVGMAIGGKIFRHRLAPKISPKKSIEGAIAGILGVFLVILSFDKIYLFIANFVCGISFLTKTCSVNYDYVAIGGLKAFILALAIGIFAELGDLVESKIKRELEVKDSGNLLLGHGGFLDRFDSALFVLPIVYYFMKYVAYL
- the asnA gene encoding aspartate--ammonia ligase — translated: MSSIFIPEGYDPKYGIMETEIAIKFVKDFFEKELSSALNLTRISAPLFVKKSSGLNDNLNGVERPVAFETKEVPDETLEIVHSLAKWKRMALKRYGVPVGQGIYTDMNAIRRDEDMDNTHSIYVDQWDWEKVITKEDRNFDFLKETVRKIYKVFLNTERELSARFEKVKISLPNEVTFITSQELENLYPNLTPEERENEFAKSRGAIFVMQIGKVLASGQRHDGRAPDYDDWELNGDLILWDPALNHSLELSSMGIRVDKDALERQLKELNLEERKELDFHKQLLNGELPLTIGGGIGQSRICMFFLQKAHIGEVQASFWTEDIKKVCRENGINLL